DNA from Streptomyces sp. Edi4:
CGGATCGTCCCCACCCCGCCCCTTCCCGAAAGCCTCCGGCGGGCGGGGCGGGGGACGCGGCTCCGTCGCCTGCGGCCCGGCAGCCACGGGGCACCGCCCCGGACCCCGCTCCTCAAACGCCGGAGGGGCTGAATTGCGCGATGCCGCGTGAGCAGCGGGCGCCGCTTGAGGAGCGAGGGTCGCTCGAGGAGCGGGCACCGGGCGGTCGAACCCCCGGCTCCCAGGGGCCCGCTTCCACGCCGGAGCGCCCTGACCCCTCAGCCCCTCCGGCGTCCGAGGAGCCGGGGTCTGGGGGCAGACGGCCCGGGGCAACCACCGGGCCGCACGCCGCGCACAAACGAGGCCCCTCAACCCCTCCGGCGTTCGAGGAGCCGGGGTCTGGGGGCAGACGGCCCGGGGCAACCGCCGGGCCGCACGCCGCGCACAAACGAGGCCCCTCAACCCCTCCGGCGTTCGAGGAGCGGGGGGCCGGGGGCGGAGGGACCGGGGCATCCTTCGGGGCGCGGGCCGCTGACACTCCGCCGGAGGCTTTCGGGAAGGGGCGGGGCGGGGAGAACTCGCCGAAGGCACACCCCCTCACCGCCACCGACTCCGCCAACGGCACCCACCTCGCCGCCTACGCTCTGGCCGAGCCCGGAGGGATGGCCCTCGCCGTCGCCACCCCCCACCGCGCCCCCGGCGACCCCACCATCGCCGGCGTCGCGGCCGTGCTGCTCTCGCTGCTCACCGCCGGGCGCCCCACCACCGCCGAGGCCGCCCGTTCCGCCGCGTTGGTACGGATGCTGCTCGGCGGCTCCCCCGGCGAGACGGCGGCGCTGCTGGGCGAAGGACCCTGGGTCGTCGTATGCGCCCGGGGCACGGGCACCCCGCCCGACCTGGGGACGCCGCTGGTCGACGCCGCCGGCCCCGCCGTACGCGCCCTGGTACCGGCCGACCGCGAGGTCACCCCGCACCCCGGCTGGGCCCTGGGCGTCAGCGCCCCGGCCGGCATCGAGGGGCTGGCCGTGGCCGACACCCAGGCCGCCCGCGCCCTGGCCCGCGCCGTGGCCACCCGCACCCCGTTGGCCCGCCACCGCCCAGCCGGATTCGCCGGCCTGCTCGACCCCGCCGAGGCCACCGCGTACGCCCGCGAACTCCTCACCCCACTCAGCGAACCCCTGCGCACCACCCTGGGCAACTGGCTCGCCCTGCACGGCAGTTGGGACCGCACGGCCACCACCCTCGGCGTACACCGCAACACCGTGCGCCAACGCATCGCCCGCTGCGCGGCGCTGCTCGGCGCCGACCTCGACGACATGGACGTCCGCACAGAGCTGTGGCTGGCGCTGCGCCACTTGTAAGGTCACTTCAGTAACAGCCGCCAGAGATCGGCACAGTGGCCGGAAGTCAGCACGTGAGCAAGCTCGTGCGCCACGTCGTAGTCCACTCGCCCCTCATGCGCCCACTCCCGCAGGCCGGTGCGGGTGCGGCTCGATCTCGACTCCGTGCGCCGTGAGCCAGAGCACGCGCCGCCGCCGGGCCTCATCCCGCTCGTGCGCGACGAGATAGGGGCGGACGAGGAGGCTGTCCTCACCCCGGAAGATCGGTTCGGGGTCCGGGGCGGCGACGGCCCTCGGCGGGGAGGGGCGCGGCGGATCCGGTTCCGGCTCGGCGGCCCGTAACCGCAGCAGCAGGCTTTCAAGCAGTCGGATGATCCAATACGTCATGTCGCGGCCCTTTCCACGCAGTTGGCGGGCGCCCGCCTCGATGTCGTTGTGTAGCGATCCACTTACAGAGTGAGACCGGGCGGGCTAGCCTTGCCAGCGGGTAGCGCGTGACAAGGCTTTTGTCGCAAGGGAGTTGGCCGTGACCAATACGTACGGCGAGTGGCTGCGCCAGCAGCGCGAGGCGGCCGGCCTCACTCAGCAGGCGCTGGCCGAGAAGGCGTTCATGACGCGGTCGCACATCGCGCACATCGAGGCGGGGCGAAGGATTCCCTCCAAGGACGATGCGCGGAGACTGGACATGGCGCTGGGTACGGGCGATGTACTGAGCAGCTTTCTGCCGGGGGATGATTCGCCAGTCGCCGATCGCTTCGTGGCCGCGCGATACCTCGAACAACAGGCCACAATGATCAGGGAGTTCGCGCTCTCATACGTGCCGGGCATCTTGCAGACAGAAAGATACGCACGCGCGGTTATTGGCGCCGCGTTCCCGCCTCACGGCGAGGAGGAGTGTGACACGCGGGTTGTCGCACGGCTTGACCGCTCGAAGATCCTCACCAATCCGGTAACCCCCGTAGTGTGGGCGCTGCTGGACGAGGCGGTACTCCAGCGCCCAGTTGGCGGACCGGAGGTCATGGCTGAGCAGATCATGCACGTCGTCCGGCTGGCTGAGAGCGGGCGGTTGCGCACGCATGTGTTGCCCCTGAGCTTGGGGGCCTACCCGCTCATGCAGAGCATGCTGACGCTGATGTGGTTCGAGGACCAACCCCCTGCCGCCTACAGCGAAGGGTTGTCCATCGCTAAGGTCCACGACTCCCCAGCCGAGGTCGAGCGACTGCAAGCCATCTACGATCTTGCACTGGGTGAAGCGCTACCGACGAAAGAGTCACTCGCCCTCATGAGGGCGCGAGCAAAGGACTACGGATACCGTGAGTGAGCACATAATCCCGGACGCCGCCTCGCTGAGCGGCTGGCGTAAGTCGTCACACAGCGGAAGCGACTCGGACAGCTGCGTCGAAGTGGTGGATGCCTACCCGACGGGCGTCCCCGTCCGCGACTCCAAGGCCCCGAACGGCCCGGCGCTGGTCTTCCCTGTGAGGGGCTGGTCATCTTTCGTCGCGGCAGTCAAAGCTGGAGAGTTCGCCGTCTGAATATGCCCAGACAACAGGCCCGCGCTTCCCAGAGCGCGGGCCTCTCTCTGGAACGGCTCGCCTCGGGAGGCACCCGAGCGTGTGCGGTCTCACTCTGGACAGCGCCGGTGACCGCCGGGTAACTTCGTTATTCAACCTGAGCAAGCGCTTAGCCGAATTGCGAGCCGAGGAGGGCGTCCGTGCGCCGTACGGTATTCAACGAAGACCACGAGGCGTTCCGGGAGACCCTGCGCGCCTTCATCGAGGCCGAGGTCGTCCCGGTCTACGACGAGTGGTTCGCGCAGGGCATCGTGCCGCGCGAGTTCTACTACAAGCTCGCCGAGCTCGGCATCTTCGGCATCCGCGTGGACGAGGAGTTCGGCGGCGCCGGCATCGACTCGTACAAGTTCGAGGCCGTGATGTACGAGGAGACGGCCCGCGCGGGCGTCCAGTTCGGCGGCTCGGGCGTGCACGTGCTGCTCGGCCTGCCCTACATCAAGATGCTCGCCACCGACGAGCAGAAGAAGCGGTTCCTGCCGAAGTTCGTCTCCGGTGAGGAGATGTGGGCGCTCGCGATGACCGAGCCCGGCACCGGTTCCGACCTCGCGGGCATGAAGACCACCGCCAAGCTCTCCGAGGACGGCACGCACTACGTCCTCAACGGCGCCAAGACCTTCATCACCGGCGGCGTGCACGCCGACCGTGTGATCGTCTGCGCCCGTACCGCCGCGCCCTCCGCCGAGGACCGCCGCCACGGCATCTCGCTGTTCGCGGTGGACACCAGGTCCGAGGGCTACTCGGTGGGCCGCAAGCTCGACAAGCTGGGCCTGAAGACCTCCGACACCGCCGAGCTGGCGTTCGTCGACGTGAAGGTGCCCGTCGAGGACCTGCTCGGCGAGGAGAACAAGGGCTTCTACTACCTCGGCCACAACCTCGCCTCCGAGCGCTGGGGCATCGCCTTCGGGGCGTACGCGCAGGCCAAGGCGGCCGTGCGGTTCGCCAAGGAGTACGTCCAGGACCGTACGGTGTTCGGCAAGACGGTCGCCTCGTTCCAGAACACCAAGTTCGAACTGGCCGCCTGCCAGGCCGAGGTGGACGCCGCGGAGGCCGTCGCCGACCGCGCGCTCGAAGCGCTCGACGCGGGTGAGCTGACGCCGGCCGAGGCCGCGTCCGCGAAGCTGTTCTGCACCGAGGTGGCGCACCGCGTCATCGACCGCTGCCTCCAGCTGCACGGCGGGTACGGCTTCATGAACGAGTACCCGATCGCCCGCCTGTACGCGGACAACCGGGTGAACCGGATCTACGGCGGCACCAGCGAGATCATGAAGTCCATCATCGCCAAGGACATGGGTCTGTAGCAGGGCTCGGGTACAACTACCTTCATGCATCAGGCACTTGAGAGCCTTCTCGATCTGCTCGACCTCGAGCGGATCGAGGAGGACATCTTCCGGGGGCACTCCCGCTCGGCGGTGGTCCCCCGCGTCTTCGGCGGGCAGGTGGCGGCGCAGGCGCTGGTCGCGGCCGGGCGTACCGTCCCGGTCGAGCGGCCGGCGCACTCGCTGCACGCGTACTTCCTGCGGGCGGGTGACCCGGGCGCGCCGATCGTCTACACCGTGGACCGGATCCGTGACGGCGCGTCCTTCACGACCCGCCGGGTCGTGGCCATCCAGCACGGGAAGCCGATCTTCCATCTCTCGGCGTCGTTCCAGACGTACGAGGAGGGCATGGAGCACCAGGCCTCGATGCCGGCCGCGCCGGACCCGGAGTCGCTGGCGACGGCCGCCGAGATGCTGCCGCGGTACGCGTCCGCCTTCCGCGACCCGGGGGTGGTGGACCGGCTGATCGAAGCGCGCGCGGCGGTCGATCTTCGGTACGTGGACGCGCCGCCGTGGGGCACGGTCGGCACGCCGCGTGAGCCGCGCTCGCAGGTGTGGTTCCGCACGAACGGCAAGCTGGCGGACGATCCGCTGCTGCACGTGTGCCTGGCCACGTACGTCTCCGACATGACGCTGCTCGACTCGGTGCTGCTCGCGCACGGGCGGGGCGGGTGGGCGGTGGGCGACGTGGTGGGTGCGTCGCTCGACCACGCGATGTGGTTCCACCGGCCGTTCCGGGCGGACGAATGGCTCCTGTACGACCAGGAGTCGCCTTCGGCGGCGGGCGGGCGCGGGCTGGGGCAGGCCCGCATCTACACGCAGGACGGCCGTCTGGCGATCACAGTGATCCAGGAGGGCGTGGTCCGGGTGCCGCGCGCGTAAGCCCCGGCCGTCTGCGGACCGTGGCCCCGTTTTGCGCAGTTCCCCGCGCCCCTGGCGGGGCTTGTGCTGGCCCATGTGCACATACCCAGCCTGTCCGGCGATTGAGGACGAGGCCGTTCAGGCCGAACGGGGTCTGGGGCAGAGCCCCAGGGACCCCGGCTGCGGACCGTGGGTGGCTGGGCGCGCAGTTCCCCGCGCCCCTGGCGGGGCTGGTGCTGGTCCACATGGGAATGTCAGCCCCTGACAGGGGACGTGCCGGCCCGCAGCGGCAACCCCAGCCTGTCCGGCGTTTGAGGACGAGGCCGTTCAGGCCGAACGGGGTCTGGGGCGGGCCCCGGGGGTTAGTTCAGGAGGCCCGCCGCGTTCAGGACGTACGCCGTCATGGGCTCGTAGAAGCGCGGGTCCAGGACGTGGTCGTCCAAGGGAACGGCGACCTGTAGCGTCCCCTCCGCCTCGCCGATGAACAGCGCCGGGTCGTTGCAGTCCGCGTACCCCATCGCGTCCACCCCGAGCTGCCCCGCGCACCCCGCCCACCCGTGGTCGGCCACCACGAGGTCCGGCGCCGTGTCGAGCGCGCCCAGGATCGCCCGCATGGGCTCGGGCGAGTGGGTGTGCCACAGCGACGCGCCCCGCTCGAAGACGGCCACGTCGGCGAACTGCACGACGTACCCCTCGTCGGCCGTGAGCCCGCCCGGGATGCGTACGATCTCGCACCCCGCCGCCCGCAGCGCCGCCGCCGTCCGGCTGTGGACGTCCAGGAGCGCGCCCGGGTGGCCGGTCGCGAACAGCACCCGCTCCCGCCCCGCCGCCGCCTTGCGCAGCCGCGCCGCCATCCGCTCCAGGGCGTCGACGGTCAGCTCGGGGTCGATGGTGTCCTGCCCCGCGCGGTGCCCGGGGTCGTCCACGACGCCGCAGCGCTCGGCCATGACGGCCAGCACGTCCTGCTCGTCGCGCCAGCGGTCCCCCAGCTCAAGGCCCAGCCAGTAGTGGCGGTCGCCGTTGGCGAGCTTGCGGTAGTGGGAGAGGTTGTTGTCGCGGGGCGTGGCGACGTCACCGGCGATACGGGTGCGGACGAGATGGTCGACGAGGGCGGCACGGCTGGGTATCGGCATGCGGCCATTCTGCCCCGCCCGGTCCGCGGTCCGCCGTCCCGTCCCGCGACCGGACACCGCACGCGCCGCCCGCCGGGCCCACCGCGCGCCGCCCGTCGTGCTCAGCGCCCCTCGAGCGAGGCGAACGCGCCGTGTGCGAGGCGGCGCAGCAGCGCCTCGGTGCCCGCGCGCCCCGGCAGCCCCGTGCCGTGCGCGCCGAGGTGCGGCGTGGAGTTGAGCAGCCCGAACACGGCGTGCACGGCGCCGCGCACCTCCGCCTCCGGCACCGATGGATACAGCTCCCGCACGGCTCCGACCCACAGCTCGACGTACTGCCGCTGGAGCTGGCGCACGAGCTTGCGGTCGCTCTCGCGCAACCGGTCGAGTTCGCGGTCGTGCAGGGTGATCAGGGCCCGGTCGTCGAGCGCGAAGTCGATGTGGCCGTCGATGAGCGAGCCGAGCAGCCGCTCGGGGTCGCCCGTCGCCTCAGCGACCCGCTTGCGCCCGCCGTCGTACAGGCGCCCGCTGATGCCGACGAGCAGTTCGGCCAGCATCGCGTCCTTGCCGGCGAAGTGCCGGTAGAGGCCGGGTCCGCTGATGCCGACGGCCGCCCCTATCTCATCGACGCCGACGCCGTGGAAGCCGCGCTCGGCGAAGAGGCGGGCGGCCTCGCGCAGGATCTGCTCGCGCCGGGTGGGGGCGTCGGTACGGGTGCTCATGAGAAGTCATTCTAGACAATGGGGTTAGCGCTCGTTAACCTGAAGGGAATGAGTTAACGGTTATTAACATTCGTTGACATCGCCGCGTACGGGCAAGGGGGCTCGACACGATGCAGCAGGCACCGGTCCTGAGGAGCGGGGAGGATCCCGCATCCGAGGCCTGGCGGGCCAACGAGGCGGCGCACCGGGCGCTCGGCGAGGAGCTGCGGGCCAAGCTCGCCGCGGCCCGGCTCGGCGGGGGTGAGCGGTCGCGCGCGCGGCATGTGGCGCGCGGCAAGCTGCTGCCCCGAGACCGCGTGGACACCCTCCTCGATGCCGGCTCGCCCTTCCTGGAGCTGGCCCCGCTGGCCGCCGACGGGCTGTACGAGGGGCAGGCGCCCGCCGCGGGCGTGATCGCCGGGATCGGGCGGGTGAGCGGTCGCGAGTGCGTGATCGTCGCCAATGACGCCACGGTCAAGGGCGGCACGTACTACCCGATGACGGTCAAGAAGCACCTGCGCGCGCAGGAGGTGGCCCTGGAGAA
Protein-coding regions in this window:
- a CDS encoding PucR family transcriptional regulator ligand-binding domain-containing protein, which produces MPEPTAPTAPPTPPIALAALLARTDLGLRQLAGPPDASIRWVHASEMADPYPYLLGGELLMTAGIQLGDPEAYVSRVVAAGAAALGFGVAPVYEEVPPALVAACARHGLPLLEVPPRTTFSRVARAVWLLMARAREDELRRVNEAQRALAAAASRSAPVGAERSAPVGAVLRVLAGRLGGWAALMTPAGSVVESAGAAPSAPVGEALGALVRVVSPSADRPHPAPSRKPPAGGAGDAAPSPAARQPRGTAPDPAPQTPEGLNCAMPREQRAPLEERGSLEERAPGGRTPGSQGPASTPERPDPSAPPASEEPGSGGRRPGATTGPHAAHKRGPSTPPAFEEPGSGGRRPGATAGPHAAHKRGPSTPPAFEERGAGGGGTGASFGARAADTPPEAFGKGRGGENSPKAHPLTATDSANGTHLAAYALAEPGGMALAVATPHRAPGDPTIAGVAAVLLSLLTAGRPTTAEAARSAALVRMLLGGSPGETAALLGEGPWVVVCARGTGTPPDLGTPLVDAAGPAVRALVPADREVTPHPGWALGVSAPAGIEGLAVADTQAARALARAVATRTPLARHRPAGFAGLLDPAEATAYARELLTPLSEPLRTTLGNWLALHGSWDRTATTLGVHRNTVRQRIARCAALLGADLDDMDVRTELWLALRHL
- a CDS encoding helix-turn-helix transcriptional regulator, yielding MTNTYGEWLRQQREAAGLTQQALAEKAFMTRSHIAHIEAGRRIPSKDDARRLDMALGTGDVLSSFLPGDDSPVADRFVAARYLEQQATMIREFALSYVPGILQTERYARAVIGAAFPPHGEEECDTRVVARLDRSKILTNPVTPVVWALLDEAVLQRPVGGPEVMAEQIMHVVRLAESGRLRTHVLPLSLGAYPLMQSMLTLMWFEDQPPAAYSEGLSIAKVHDSPAEVERLQAIYDLALGEALPTKESLALMRARAKDYGYRE
- a CDS encoding DUF397 domain-containing protein, translating into MSEHIIPDAASLSGWRKSSHSGSDSDSCVEVVDAYPTGVPVRDSKAPNGPALVFPVRGWSSFVAAVKAGEFAV
- a CDS encoding acyl-CoA dehydrogenase family protein, which gives rise to MRRTVFNEDHEAFRETLRAFIEAEVVPVYDEWFAQGIVPREFYYKLAELGIFGIRVDEEFGGAGIDSYKFEAVMYEETARAGVQFGGSGVHVLLGLPYIKMLATDEQKKRFLPKFVSGEEMWALAMTEPGTGSDLAGMKTTAKLSEDGTHYVLNGAKTFITGGVHADRVIVCARTAAPSAEDRRHGISLFAVDTRSEGYSVGRKLDKLGLKTSDTAELAFVDVKVPVEDLLGEENKGFYYLGHNLASERWGIAFGAYAQAKAAVRFAKEYVQDRTVFGKTVASFQNTKFELAACQAEVDAAEAVADRALEALDAGELTPAEAASAKLFCTEVAHRVIDRCLQLHGGYGFMNEYPIARLYADNRVNRIYGGTSEIMKSIIAKDMGL
- the tesB gene encoding acyl-CoA thioesterase II gives rise to the protein MHQALESLLDLLDLERIEEDIFRGHSRSAVVPRVFGGQVAAQALVAAGRTVPVERPAHSLHAYFLRAGDPGAPIVYTVDRIRDGASFTTRRVVAIQHGKPIFHLSASFQTYEEGMEHQASMPAAPDPESLATAAEMLPRYASAFRDPGVVDRLIEARAAVDLRYVDAPPWGTVGTPREPRSQVWFRTNGKLADDPLLHVCLATYVSDMTLLDSVLLAHGRGGWAVGDVVGASLDHAMWFHRPFRADEWLLYDQESPSAAGGRGLGQARIYTQDGRLAITVIQEGVVRVPRA
- a CDS encoding phosphatase; protein product: MPIPSRAALVDHLVRTRIAGDVATPRDNNLSHYRKLANGDRHYWLGLELGDRWRDEQDVLAVMAERCGVVDDPGHRAGQDTIDPELTVDALERMAARLRKAAAGRERVLFATGHPGALLDVHSRTAAALRAAGCEIVRIPGGLTADEGYVVQFADVAVFERGASLWHTHSPEPMRAILGALDTAPDLVVADHGWAGCAGQLGVDAMGYADCNDPALFIGEAEGTLQVAVPLDDHVLDPRFYEPMTAYVLNAAGLLN
- a CDS encoding TetR/AcrR family transcriptional regulator, giving the protein MSTRTDAPTRREQILREAARLFAERGFHGVGVDEIGAAVGISGPGLYRHFAGKDAMLAELLVGISGRLYDGGRKRVAEATGDPERLLGSLIDGHIDFALDDRALITLHDRELDRLRESDRKLVRQLQRQYVELWVGAVRELYPSVPEAEVRGAVHAVFGLLNSTPHLGAHGTGLPGRAGTEALLRRLAHGAFASLEGR